ATGACTACAGGAAATGACACAGAGCATGTAGGTTAAgtatgataagtattgggggTATTTGAGTAGGTTAAATATTTTCCTATATACAGCTATTGTTCTTGACACCCAGTACAAATTGATGGCATGGTGTATGAAAATGCATTGGTGAACGAAAGGCATGGGTGATTTATATTGCGGTAAGGGTTAGGGAAACCCTTAAAAGATTGTTTGGTGAGTTTGACGCACTTAGGGCTGGTAATATTCCAACACCTACAACATTGCCTCCTCCCAAAATTGGGATGAGGAAAAAGCTTAGGTTAGGGTGGGGTGAGAGAATTGGGCAAGTTGCGGAGCTTCGTCAACCTTAAGGCACATAGATAGAGTTGGATAAGTAGTTGGCAAATGAGACGCACTCATTCACATAGGGGTTTGATATATTGtcttggtggaaggttaataTCATCAAATATCTTATCCTTTGAGACATGGCCCAGAAtattttggtcatccctattaCCATAGTAGCCTCAAAGTTGGCCTTTAGTACCTAGTGGCACATATTTGATCTATTCCAGAATTCACTGTCTCCTACCACTGTGGAGGCATTGATCTACACTCAAAATTGGATCAAATGAAAGCCAATTCATATTCTGGATGTGGTAGACTTTGTCGAGATTGAGGAGGAGACAGGTGGTTCACAGCCTATATCTGGTAATCACTCTTACCTTtgatattgttataatatggcttttacttataatatattgtgtttttaattatattcaaatttaattgttgtatgGACAATTTTGATAAATGCCCCTATGTTTACATCGATCACAATATGATTTCTGTGTTCAATCTACCATTACTATTGGTTTATATAATGATTCACCTATTTGTtggtagtatatatataatatttattgtttgtAATTCTAATtggttttcatgtatttttgtcTAACTTTTATAGTCTCATTGTCATATGCCTAATCTCAATGATCTCATCTTCAACCTCAATCTCATCTtggtttgtaattttaattttataacttcatcacatatataatacaatgtttatatttataatttttttcttattttgtttttcagGTTTTATTGTCTCGCCTCACTTACCCAAGTTTCAACCCTAATCCCAAATTCCCaataatctaatatgcaatCCTTGAGTCTCACTTGGTTTGTACATGTAGatttatgtttttaacttttatatatatatatatatatgattatattgtttgtaattaaattttttttttctatttatattctCACAGTCTTACTAAACCACCACCCCCAAATTTCTATCTCAAGACTCAATTTCTAATATTGTAATATTAATCATTTCAATTATTcgataatttgtaatatttttaaatttagttgtATTATTGTAATAGTTTAGAATACTtggatttttcatattttatgttttaaacaagcttcgtttaattttatgttatatgtaaattgtaaaatataatttttcttttttaagacttttttttttttttttaaatatgggtCTAATATAGCCCAAAAAGAAGTTCTAGGCACATTTGTACCCAACGGGTGTGGGGCCAAATCCGTGCCAGGGAGAAGGGAGGAGGAGAGGAAACCCCACCCCCCACGAGGGCGGGGGAGGGATGCTGTCTCTCAGGTGCTATTTAACTAGCAAATGAGCAAGCAACAATCATCTACAACAACCACATGCCAGGTAATTGTAGTCGAACCTAATCATCATTAATTTAGAAATATGAGGTTGACCCGAATTATATAAACTTATATGCTAGCTCAAACTTGGCATAACAAAGGATAAGTTGCCAACTTCTTGTACAAAAACAAAAGGTGAAGTTTAACAATTCTTGGAACATGAATTTTTTACACTTAATATAATGGGAACTCTTAATCGATATATTTTGTTCCAATACCTAAATCAGAATGCTCACTGAAATGGAAAAAATACCTTACGATCACCAAGCCGTAGGCTTGATCAGCATACGACATATAGAAGCATGATCAACAGATCTTTTcgttcaaatatatatataaattacagaATGGACATCCCATCTTATCAAGTAATTTATCTCGAGAATCTAGCAGCAATATGTTCCGCAATTGCCAAGCATGAAGTCAAACCAGGTGACTCAATCCCAAAAAGGTTAATAAGACCAGGTATCCCATGAGCGTCTTCACCCTGCATCAATGAAATTACAATTAGCCACTTAACCCAACACTATACCATCCTCAAATACCTCTGCAGCACCCATAAAAAGAACAGAACAAAACTAGACTTTACAGATTATGAATACACAGGTATTTAAACTAGAGTTCCATCTCAATTATGGGAGCCACTTCACTGCGTTTTTAAAAGTCTAAATGTCATGGAAAAACAACCCAATATCATTTGGGGATGGATAAATTGGAGCGGGATTTTCTGACAAGTAAAGGTTTTTTGAAAAGACATTGCAGCCTTAGTACACCAAAGAGAAGGATAAAAAGACAGCATACAAATGTAAGATCAAAAAGCAAGCTTAAACATAAAAACTTCAAGAAAAGATAATAGTCAATTCCAGAGATGTGCCAAAAGCCAAATGTACAGTGGtcaagaaaatttataaaaaataacgaAGTGGAATCTCCTCACTCTTCAATGCTTTATTATTAGGATCATTCCAGATGCTCCAAAATCCACATAAAGAATAGCCGTACAAAGCATCACAAAAGCATTATTCCTCGAATTCATTCCTTGTCACCTTAAAATAGGAATTTCCTTCAAGATTTTTGTAATTAGTTGATGCCAAAGTCTTTTCCCAGTGAAAAAGATGCGAAAAAGGAGCTTCCATTGACTCACTTCCCAATCCCCTGAAAACTATATAACAAACATTTCCAACTTGGTTGATACATCTAGGGTAACAAACTTCAGCAAAACGTCTTCAAATACCATCATGCCAACAGGAAAGCACACTCCTCTCATCCACCTTCAAGGAAGATCCCAAAAATAGCCCATCAACTATGGGTTTTCTTTAAAATAGTACTCCCATTAGAACTTTACATTTGAAGAAAGTTTTATCTGTTAAAATAAAGGTTAAGtgataaatttatcattttctatgagtttaaatttttaggacaagtaataatttgataatattttccCTCCCTCGCCAAATTAGCCAAATCACCCCTCCCTTTCCAATCTTCTAAATCCATCACCTACCTTCAAGGAGAATAATTCGTCACTGCATATCTCCTCAGCCATTTCCATGGTAACATTATAATTTCAAACTCCCCTGATTCAAAAAGATGATAATTGAACTCTTCTCTAATACCAGCTTAAAAAAGATTCTCACTGAAGTTCCTCTAACCTGTCAACTGTTGAGAAGCAGGGATAGGTAAGAGGACGTAATATAAGTATGCTAACCATATGGCAATTTTAAGCGTAAATTCCCTGGATTTAGAAAGATAATCTCATCTCACATCCCTTGTGTGATAACATCCAACACTAGTGTCATTCCGCATCTCTTGAAAATAATAACCCACATAGCTGTAACCATGACAGAAGAAACCAAAGGGAGGTCCGCAATGAAGACATGGGAAGATGCCAGTACCACATCTCGAAATTGACACCAACTTAAAAGTACCAACATCCTTATATCAGAGCAGGCTGGGACTGATTTAACATCTCTAATTGCATGAATTGTTAGCCTTAGCAGAAGCCTTTGGCCTCATtgtttgcattttaatttttgggaAAACTATGATGGGATAAAAGAGtatggaaaattaaaaaacctAAGCCATAAACATTGCAAACATTCGtctgcatgaaaaaaaaattatgaaatttcataaatatgTAAATGCTTCTGTCTCTGGTTTCAGTGTGCACGATATCCAATAGCTCTTGACTCAACtatcaattttaactttttaagatgCCAATCAAAGCCATTGGGTCTCTTTGAAACTGAAAGTGCTGATCAGAGCCATTTAAACTTTTCCAAAATTAATTACTCGACAAAAGGGATATCATTAAAAGAGTGGAAGTTATTATCTAAAGCTACttttggcatgcatgcattttctAGCCAATAATAAGGCTCAGGAATACTTGGTTGTCTACCAACGGTATAAGTTCACATAAAAAATGAGGGTGAAAGAAACAACCTGTATTACAAAATCAACAGGAGACTGCTGAGGTCCTGCCAGTTTAGGTCGAATCCCAGCATATCCCGGTTCTAGAGATCCATCTGTCAGATTCGGGTAGTACTTTCTTATCTCTGGGTAAAATCGCTTGGCACGATCAGGGCATACAGAATACTCAAACCTGGGATCAAGGTTTCCTTGGTATCAAATACAATTTATTTATGCAAAGATACCACAATGAAGTGAAAGCAATgccaaaaaaatccaacatGTCAGAAAGCAATTGGAACCACTATTATGAGTTTCTTCAATGTCTCAGACATGCTGGGCAAAATTTGAATGCCAGTGGATGCAATTGGAAAGCACATATGAATGAATTCCTTGCCTCTTACATAGCACTTCTAagtaaatcattttatttttacatctgTTAAAAACAGCACTTGAAGCACATATTACCATATGATGGCGCACCACATATTAAGATGGaggaataattgaaaaaaaaaaaatccatcaaGAAGCCAAGGGCTAAATGATGGGGcatttgttttgggtttgtaATAACTGTCCGTGATATTTTCTTCACTAGTATCTGTTAAAGCCTTCACTAAATGACTAAATTCATCCTTATCCACCAGCTAAAGTGTTAAGGACAAATGATTATAGACAAGTGGATTTGTGATGGAACCCACTCTTTACTCTCCCCACATGTACTTAAGTATGTAATGAGTTTGGCCTCACATTTTTGGGTCAACAAGGAAGAGgaattatttaagtattaaatgAATGATTAAACTCATCATTTCTCACCATCTTAAATTTTCAAGACAATTGGTGATTTTATAGTATGTTAATTTAGTTTATAATTAGCTTTTTATTTAAGTTCATTATGCCAATCATATTCCAGCAATGTCTGTAATTGTTGGATGTAACAAGTGTCAGTGTGTtgcaatattttaatatttagagGGATATAATGCACTTTAGAATGACTACCATTATGAGTAGCATTATATCAAAACCTCATAATGCTTGTGTGAAGGGAATACAAATCTTGGATTCAATTCTAATTGCCAACAAATGTTTGGATAGTAGAATCAAGGCGGTTAGACCAGGGATCCTTTGCAAGTTAGACTTGAagaaggcatatgatcatgtcaactggGGACTTTGTGTGTTACTTACTTGGGAAGTGTGGTTTTGGAGAAAGATGGATTTCATGGATTAGGCATTGTATCTCTACtatttgtttttctgttttggtAAATGGTGCATCGGAGGGGTTTTTTTACAGCTCTAGgggattaagacaaggggatcctctttCCCCTTTTCTGGTTGTCATTGTGATGGATGCACTTAGTCACATGTTGGGTGTTGCTGTTGATGGAGGTCTTCTTGCTGGTTATTCCGTGGGAGGTGTTAATATTTCCCATCTTCTCTTTGCTGATGATACTTTACTTTTTGTGAGCCGGACCGTGGTCATATTCAATATTTGAGGGctcttttgctttgttttgaagttgtttttggtTTGAAGGTGAATCTTTCAAAGTCTGAAATGGTTCCTATGGGTACAGTGTTTAATTGTGatataccccatatgataaaaataaggttaggtggtgtatgggatcccacatggcttaggaatgagaagttcttgctctttataaggttccaatggggctccaattatatcattgagtaatttttttggagtataagccatgtggtttgggtcttccattggggcattacaTTAATGTTTAGAGATTGGTAAACATCTTGGGCTGTAAGGTATCATCGCTACCCatgaaatatcttggtcttccattgGGGACCGCTTTCAAGAGGAACTCTATCTAGGATGGTGTGTTAGAAAAGATTGATAGAAGGTTGTCATGATGGAAAAGAATTTATTTGTCAAAGGGTGGTAGATTAAGGCATTGTTTGGATATCAAaaacatctcaactcatctaatcatcacaacttttccaaatttccaaacaaaatataataaacaattcaactttttcaaatctcaaaacaaaaataatattaaaaaataatatttaacaatattttattcaactttaactttcatctcaactttaacaatattttttttttaaagaggaaTCCCAGATACCCTGCAAACGTAACATGTCTTTTACCCAGTAAAATCCCAGACCCGAGAAACTTGTTTCAGTCATtaagagataaaatattaaatgagtGAAAGGAGTTTCTCCTCCAGTACACTTTGTAACGCATTTTGTTCAAAACTTCAATCAGGGTAGTGACTGATCAATTTAAATGTATAACTGAAGCACTCCtctgttttcctttttctgGGTAGAACTTAGCACTCAAttgaaaaaatacaataagtatcaattattttattttattttataagtaaaggAAGTATCAAATAAAATAGGCACAGAACAAAGAGGAAAGATACCTGTTCAGGAAGCTTGAAATATCATCTATACCTTTGATCCATTCAACATCTGGACCAAACTTTACTTGCCCATCCAGATCCACAGTAACATGCACTCCAAGGCCACCATCTTCTGGTATTGGGTATATCAAATGACTGAAAGGAGGATTCCTGGTACTAGATAGTGTGAAATAGCAGCCCCGGGCATAATATGCAGGGGGGATAACTCCACTATGCAGGCCATCAAATCTCTTTGCAAGGGCAGGTGCACTCAAGCCTGTGCAGTTCACTACAAGCTCTGGAATGAGTACTAGGTCGGGGTGCAGTAGAAATCTTCCATTCAAGTTCTCAAGGCGTTTTGTATCAGAAACATGGAGGCACAAGTTGTTTCTTTCGAGATGGGCACCAATGACGGTAGTATTAAAGGAGAAGGTTGTTCGATGACTTTCAGCTTCCCCCTGGACCCACATGTGGGTAATATCCCTGTCAATATAGAGATAATTCtaaatatagataattttttcataGAATGAAGAACAGATCTCCAACAGAGATGTATTGGAAATATATAGAAGCATGTAATTAGTTCATATATATTcaatctaagaaacaataaaaatagaagTTCATACCACTAGAGATTGCATTAGGGAATGAGTATCAACAATCCCAGAAACAGGTGATAGTAAGGCTTTGACACATTGCAGTTCAGGTTCCATTATCTTGGCTTCAGAACTCTCTATCATCCTCAAGCCATCAACCCCATTCTGAATTCCAAGATTCATTAAATTATTCAACTTTGGAATCTCTGAGGCTCCAGTGGCAACTATGAGCTTACCAATTTGTTTATGAGGAATGTCATGCTCAGAGCAGAGCTTGTACAGCATTTCTCTTCCTCTTACACAGAGAATTGCCTGAGAAAATGGTTGAAGTTACATTCTAgactaaataaaaaatgtttatatcATGTTTGGTTTAAATACTAGGAATGAACGTTGTAAAATCGAAAGCCTCAAATCTTACAAGTGAGAGACAGAGTGACCATACTACTGATCCACAAAGTCCCTTCTTTTCTCCCTTTCATTCAGTGGGGAGCATCAAAAATGACTAAATGGCATCCAAGTAGCCATGACAACAGATTGATCAAATCAATTACACGGTTACATGAAGCCGTTTTCCTTATTGTAAGTTGAAAGTAATAAATGATGTCAACTTAGAAGGTTGGGTCTTTGAAGATCAAAAAAACAAACTGGATTCTGAGAGGAACAATTATGATTAGTCTGAATTTATCCACCTGAGGAATAGTTAGTCAAAGAAATGGCCAGTGAATCATATGATATGATTATACATTCTATAACTACCAGTTTTGCATGTCTACTGAATAAGGATTCAGCTCCGCACATATGTTACATTCCTATGTCATTGCTTATACAGATGATGACATTGCCGACATGCTGCTGTGTGAAAGTTAGGCAATCCTTCAGTCAGCCTTCGTATCTAGTTACAACATGATAAGTAGTTGAATAACAGTCCTTTGCAGTTTTTGCTACTGTAAATGAACGGAATACTGTCTGATTGGTTGGTTTAGCATTTGATTATTGTCTTTCAGTAGCTCAGTCATCGAAAAGAGTCCTGCTACTTGTAATGCCACTACCGTAACACCCATTTAGCACCATTGACTGTTTGGCACATGAAGGTGTTATGCTTTAGAAgttttcaaaaaacaaatggaCTGCAAATGATCCAAGTATCAGGCTTCTGAAGCTTATTTCGGTTATTCTTTAAGTAATCTGGAGGCAAACCATTATCGAGCTTTCTCAAATTGAGATCATCTAAACCAACCCTTTATCTAGCTTGTATGTACTAGCTAAATAACAAGTCCACGATAATACATTAGACAGCATCAGGGTTTATTGGAAAGCAACACAGGAAtattttcctttaatatttACTATATCTCCGACTTGCCGCCTTTCCTTTCCAATGGCTAAGCTGTGCAACCGGCTCGTCTTGACCCAGAAGGTAATTATCATTATATGATCGAAACAAATCGATTTTGAATCATAGCGTGGCCGGATTTTATAGAAGCAAGGCGAAAGTGCAATTCCAAGCGTTAAACTTCGAACTTGGATTGTAATCGAAAGAAcagaaaaagatagaagaagAAAGACCTTGAGAGAATGGGGAGGGTAGTAAATGCCGGCGTGGATGACTTCGCTGTTGCGAGAGCTGGTGCCGGTGCCGAAAGTGGGGGCGGAATCGAGAACCAGTACTTCCTTGCCTCTGAGAGCGAGCTCTCTGGCCACTGCTAGTCCGACCACACCGGCCCCAATCACCACGCACTCTGCTCTCTCCCTTCCAATCTCTGCTCGGGCAGCTTTCGTGCACAAACTCCTCCGTCTCATAATTCTTGATGATGATAGCGAGAACGAAGATCGTAAATTTCTCTCCGAGTTTCTCAGAAGGCGCTCAAGCGCGTGCTTCAACATTTTCTTGCTTTCTTCTGGAGCGAGGGTCTCGCTTCTTGGATAGCATCGTCAGCAATTCGCATTTACGCTCCATGGGGGTAtaaaagttttgctacatataattaCAGTCGCgcattaatttgtgtattaatattgatttattcatacttaaaatttaaattaacattattttcaataaaatttactttttaaccaatcacatcacattaatgtacagattaatacacaattatacttacaactatatttttccatcatGAAAAGGCGGCTTTGTTTTCGTAGATTTTTTCTAACATTCTGCTTTTCCACTTATTGACTTTTAaggttaaatattaaaatattatattttaatattattagtattttaaaatttaaaaaattaaaa
This sequence is a window from Carya illinoinensis cultivar Pawnee chromosome 9, C.illinoinensisPawnee_v1, whole genome shotgun sequence. Protein-coding genes within it:
- the LOC122277245 gene encoding L-2-hydroxyglutarate dehydrogenase, mitochondrial, translating into MLKHALERLLRNSERNLRSSFSLSSSRIMRRRSLCTKAARAEIGRERAECVVIGAGVVGLAVARELALRGKEVLVLDSAPTFGTGTSSRNSEVIHAGIYYPPHSLKAILCVRGREMLYKLCSEHDIPHKQIGKLIVATGASEIPKLNNLMNLGIQNGVDGLRMIESSEAKIMEPELQCVKALLSPVSGIVDTHSLMQSLVGEAESHRTTFSFNTTVIGAHLERNNLCLHVSDTKRLENLNGRFLLHPDLVLIPELVVNCTGLSAPALAKRFDGLHSGVIPPAYYARGCYFTLSSTRNPPFSHLIYPIPEDGGLGVHVTVDLDGQVKFGPDVEWIKGIDDISSFLNRFEYSVCPDRAKRFYPEIRKYYPNLTDGSLEPGYAGIRPKLAGPQQSPVDFVIQGEDAHGIPGLINLFGIESPGLTSCLAIAEHIAARFSR